The Chelonoidis abingdonii isolate Lonesome George chromosome 11, CheloAbing_2.0, whole genome shotgun sequence genomic interval GCTTTGAGGCTAGCTGCTGCGTGCCATGTCACCATCCCCGCTTGTGCTTGTTGTGGACACTTTGGAAGGTTTGCTGGCCAAGGCACAGGCCTGGGtatcaggacccctgggttcgattttccccagctctgccacagactcctcgTGTGACCTTAGAGTCAACTGAGCCAGGGAGAATTAAAGAGCGGTAAATCCTTCCTCCCAGTGAGTGCTCACTTTCTCCCTGGATGGTTATACAGCTCCCTTCCACCCATTATCTGAGCCCTTCTCAGACGTTAAAAAATCCATCATCCCACCTCCACGGTGGGGAAGGAAACAGCacaatctccattttacagcggagggaaaccgaggcacggtGTGGGAAAGGGACTGGCCCAGAGTCCCCCAGCGAGTCAGTAgccaagccaggaatagaacccaggagttctgcgGGCTGCCCAAGCTGCCTCACCCAGGTACAGCAGAGATTCTGGCTAGCCCAGGTGACTGTGGGGCAACGAGTCTCGCTGTGGGGCTCATTGTATAGACAGTGAGTGCCTATAATGGCGGCTGGAGCTGCAGATGTTCAGACCCACCTTGAGACTCTGGCACCTCCCAGCCGTAGCCTCTGCTGGCTGGCTTGCAGGGGCAAGCGATGGAGGCCACCTCCTGGGACAAAGTCTCTGGGAATACGCTGCAGGGAGCatgggaggagcagtgggggagggacagagctGAGGAGCAAATGGGCCTGGCCTCTGTGGGCACGGGTGGATCTGGAGGAAGACTCATTGTCCCAGCACAGAAAAGGGCTGAGCCTTCGAGTACCAGCTCACGCTGccaaagtatttaggtgcctaactccccttgGCAGCACCTAAAGACATTTGAGGACCAGGACATGAGTCAATTTCCCACCACCCTGCAATTAAGCCTGGCTCTGGTCGATCCTTAGGCTCACACGGCCCAGCTGAGAGCTGTACCTCAGGGATCAGACAATTAGGAGATGCATAGGCTGCATCATCCAGTCtgtcctgtatatcacaggccagagaccctCGCCTAGTTACTcccctcctgcaggctgcagcatcATCTTCTATCCTACCAGGGGGATGGCCGAGAGGAGGGGAAAAGCGGAATCTCACTGATCTTCCTGCCTCTTAAAGTACATCCTCACTCCTGGGTGAGTTGCATCAGCCCATTCCAGATGACACATcttgcaggcagccagccaggcaTCCTTCCCATGGCTCTGTAGAAATAGCAGCTGCATTCTGCTGTCTCATGGCTAAATCAAACGCACCCTGTCATGGCGCTTCCAAGCGGCGCTCACAAATAGCTGGGTTTGGAATCTCCCACCCGCCAGTCTCCGCTGGCCTGGCATTCGATTACCCTGAGGGTGATTCTGCAGGAATCAGTTTGGCTCGGAGATCACTGAGGCAGCTGCAAGTCCCAGCTCTCCTTCATCAGTTTCTATATGTAGAGGGAATCAATAGAGTGACCCTGACCACACCTCTGAGAGGTACCATCGCCATTCTacagtagggaaactgaggcctggctTTTACACGATGGGCTTGTACAAGGGCAGCTactcctgattaactccatgccTGGGTATGCTTATTCCAAACTAGCTTCATTCCCTTGGGAAGCGAGGGGAAGTTAACGCCAGGCAGGGCTGGATCCGGATCTGAGGACCAGCCCCACAATGACCCCTCTGTTCACAGCTTTAGCAGCACTTCTCTCCTCTGACCCCTTGAGCAACCCATCTGAGGATTGACGCCTAAGCAGGGCAATGGCTGGGAATTAAACATCATCGATATGTGGGTGTGAGGCCAAGTGggaggaaagatggtccagtggttagggcccgAGCCTAGGACGGGGGAGACCTGGGTACCAGTCCGTGTTCGATCACGTTTCCTGTGTGATCTAGGGCAAGTCATGGGAATCAGGGGCCTAAATACATGTGAAGATCTCTAGACCTTAATTTCACCACCTATAAAACAGGGATGATACCAGTGAATGCATTTAAATTGTGAGGTGTCAGATACTATGCTGATGGGGGGCAGATAAATAAGGAGTTCACTCCAGGAGAGGCTGGGGTAACAGGCGTCAGCTGAACGGAGGCATACAATCCAGAAGCCTGCCCTGCTTTGGGTGAAGTTACACGGATGGCAGAACTGGGGTAACCCCTCAGGGTAGAGAATGCCTCTTGGCTCGGTACCAGGGATGTTTTCGGGACAGCCCAATATGCTCTAGCAGATACAAGCTCAGCTCTGAAATCTATctaatccttctctctccagcccctGCGTGAATCTGCTCAGATTAGCCCGCTGCAATAAAGCATATGCTGGTGCATTGCACCTGGTGGCATCACGTTGGATCACTGAAGCCCGGGCCGCACCCTCTATGATCCTGCTACTGCTCCAGCCTCCCCATGCCCAGAACAACTCTTGGCTTGCCTTAAAATCCCACTGACACTGAGAAATTGAGGTGAGTCCTGGAATTATCCACAGGTAGCACCCTGAAGGGAGAGTGTGGGAATATTGTCTAGGTACGTCAATAAACAGCCCTTTGTCTCTGCTTCCTAAACACACAGCAGATGTCTaggagctggtgggggcaggTAAACAGTGGCCGCTGTGAGAGAAAACATGAGGGAAGGATTACTAAGACTCTTTAAGGAGGCTGTCACTTGCAGAAGATCAAAAGACAGAGATGACGTCACCCCTAGATGTTACTCACGTTCCACTCAAATTCCATGGAGCTTTTCCCAGGGCTCTTAGCACAGAGAGTGGAATCCTCCCCCCGGGCCCACACAGAAGAGCTTCACTCCAAGTGAAAGTcttgctgggctggggaagatgctGCGGAATCATAGGTGACTTTCATTCCACTTTGTTGGCAGCAGTTTTACCGAGGGGTTATCTAGGCTAGAGTTTTTGCTGGTGTTTTAACTCAACTAATTGATTGCCAAGTAACTTAATTTTAGCAACTGGGATTTATAACTTGTATTGCGCCAGTACCCTGGGGGCTCTGGTCATGGCCCCCAtggtgcaaggtgctgcacaaacacagaacaaaaaagccatgccctgccccagagagatcACTAATGTAGACACACCACAAATGTTTGCAATTAGGGTTCAGCCTCTGTGACCGGGAACAAATGTCTGTGGAGTGTCCAGACTCACTAAGCAGGTTGGTATATTGCTTTGAAATGTTATGGGACAATTAAAGGGCAAGACACTGAACCATTGAGGTGGGAAGCCAGTTGCTTTATTAAAGGATAGACGAGGTACAGAATACATTGCGAGGCTCATGGGGCACGCCTCGGCTGGTTTTATGAGCGTAGAGGACATGGCAGCAGAGCAGAAAACTTGGTGGGAGCGGCTGATCTGCACCGTCCGCTTCATCCAAAGCAACCAGCCTGCAGAGGAGTCCACTCATCTTTGGGTTACACTGTATCATCTTCATATACTTCCCAGAACCGACAGCAGCCCTGCACGCTCAGTGATAGTTCAGcacagggaagaaaagaaaaaaaggtctcATTCTTTCTCGGATCAGGACTAGCAATGAATGAGTTGGATAAACTCCAAAACAGTCGTTTCCTCCCTTGGTGAAGCATCTGAGTGACCATCACCCATTCACGATCAGTGCGGAAGAGGGAGCTAGCCCTAAATCAATGTGATTAGGCTGTTTCGTACAGGATCTTTGTTAGATCGACAAGAAGGGAGATAACGAGCCATTTTGGATGTGTTGGGCCATATCTTCAGCTGGGGTAAATGGCTGTTTCTCCACAGGCTCTGAGGGAGCAATGCCGATATACACCCACTGGGGAtctggtccattgacttcaaaggagataggatatacaccagctgaggctctaacCCTGCATATATGCAGGTCAATGTGTGAATCTAACCAGCATGCAGTGTGTCTCCCATTCCCCTAAGGCAGAACTGTCTGATCACTGCAGGTAGGGGGTGCAGGTACACAGGACAGATCTGGCAAGGTGTTTACAACAAGTGAGGAAGATGCCCTGGAAAAATTTTTGCCTTCAAGCTCAGCTGAGTTCCTGGAATCCTCATTAAAACTAGAGGTAAAGATACAGGTGGTTGTCTCAGCTGTATCCTGTATTGTTATCTTGGCCAATACCCAACCATGATTCCCGGAAACACTCTTTCAAACGTAGTGTGTTTCAAGGGGCAAAAAGGACCATGTAGAATTGAGCCCTGGCTTACTCTGGGTGATGATTTCTCTCTTGGCTGGTGTATTTCACATCTGATGCTGGAAATGGATAAGATAACCCCGGCTCAGAGACCTTCATTGCTCTAAGAGGAGCATTGTCCTAAAAGGACGTTGGATGGCTCTCTAGACCTGGCGTGTGAAAGCAACTGCAGCCTTTGTAGCTCCTTTGCAAGTGCTGTCAGAATGTATTTTTGGTGGATTGAGGTCATTTTCCCCATTCACAAGCCAATGGACTGTAATTATTTagattacaaaaaacaaaaggcagtGAAGGTCTTGTAAAGACACAGCCTGTCAATTAAATACCTTTGTAAACAAAGCAAACAGACAAACCAGAAGATGGAAATTAAACAATTTTGAGCAGCCATGGAGGAGGGAAAAtgagcctgattcttatttactcTAAGGCCTGCTGATGTAATGAGGCCTTACTAGGGATGTGAATACTAGTTCTGCACTTCCAGAGTGATGTAAAGTGGCCATAGTATAATTGAGATTCAGGTCCAGTGTGTGATTTGTTGGatgaaaaaagtaattaaaaaaatcacattggtGCATTCCTCCCAGTCCTAAAAGCCTCCATGTTGCAGCCAAAGGGTGAATtttcccagggctgggaatggaTGTCACCAATGCATACAGCAATGTAGAGCTTGTGTGTTACTCTCCGTGAACTATGTACCCCACGGAGACAGGACTGAACCCCAAGCCCCTGATTCTACTTTGCTACATTCTACAGAACACTGGAATTTAATTCtcaagtgtttaaaaagaaaatccaaacacgtgtgttaaaaaaaaatcattaccaaATTGGTAAGTGTTACAAGGGTAAATTTCCTAAATGCTGCTTCCGATTGTCAATAGAAAATGGCCTATTTTAAGTTTAGAAGAGGGCCATCTATTAGAGAAGACCGGGTTGAAGGTACCACATCTGCCCTACAATTACATGCTTTCACTTGAGCTGAAGTAACGGCTGTGATGTGTCTATGGTCAGTGTGTCCTCAGATCCTTTCAGTCATCTTCTGAAGACCATGATTCCTGATCATCTTTGAGCTGGAATTTCAGATGCTGGCTGGGTCCCAGGTGAAAGACATCGTCTCCGAAAGGGGATGGGACGGAGATGGTCTGAGCCTCAAGGTCCTGTCTTTGCATGTGAGCACTCTGCATTATGTCAGCAAATTTGCTGTTGTCGGTTTCATCGGAGACCTGGTCTTTCTTGGGGTGCTCTTCTTCAGCTTCGTGGCCTCCTTCGTAGTCTGGCGTTTGCAACGGGCTCTGACTTAGCATCGTTTCCAAGATGGGGAAGGCCTCTGGTTCCTCTCCGTGCAATTCCTGGGTGATGGTGACCTTCCCAAAGAATTCATCCCCAGAAGAGCTCACCTCGTGCCCTCTGGATTTTGCACAGTCGTTCTGATCGGTGAGTGGCTGCAGGTCTGAGATCCCATTCAATATCTGCTCTCCATGCAGCCCATTCAGTTCTCCATTGGCATTGGTCTCTGTCCACATGTGGCTGGATGTCGTCAGTTCCTTGGATTGTGGTGAGGAGTCCAGGAGAGTCTCCTGCAGATCCCCTGTCTCACTCATGCCGCCGtctctccccacctcctgggTCTGGTCTGAGACATCAATTCTGCCTACCGCCTGCTGTTCATCTCCAGCGTGCAGCTCCAAAAACCTCGCGCCCAGCATCAGCTCTTGGTTAAACTCCAGAGCTTGCTCTACAATCTCCAGGATGTCTGAGTCTTTCATGACATCTGCTGGAATTTTTGCTACCGTCTCCATGGAGTGGTCCATGCCACTTTGATTCATCTCTGTAGCATCCTTTGGCTGTCCGGGGTGAAGTCCTCCGCTGACCTCTGGATCAGAACCCGGATGGGCTTGGGTGACATTGGGTGACTCATCCTCAGAGGAGAGAGGGCTGCTAGAATCTGGGCTTCCTTTCTGGATAAGAGGCAGTTGCCCTTCCAACAGAATCTCTCCTAGGTCATCCGTGCTGGTCAACGGAGAAACCTTCTGAACATCTTCACCAGGCTTGGAAGCATCCAACATTCCCTCACTCTCTGTTTGAGCACCACCTGCAATGCTGCTGCTGTCGCTTGCTTTGGTTGGGAAACCATCCTCCTTTTCTGGCTCCCAGGTGAAATCCGAGCGGTGGGGCTTGCTCTCCTCTGGAGGAAACTCTCCACCCTCGCTTTCTTTGCCTGCGTTGCTCTCCTGTTCGACGGTTCCTTCCGCCTCCTTCTCTGATTCAGCCTCAAAGAGTCTCTCATCCCTTGGCACTTCAGACTGCGCCATGACCATTTCTGGATCTTCTTCGGTGAGATTTGATGTTTCGACCTTGATTTCTTCAAAGTCTTCTGAAACCTCAGCTTCCTCCAGACTGGGTGTCTCTTGGCTGGGTGCCGAAACCATGAAATAACCTCGTTCTTCCTCTGCGTGCTCTGATGTTCTTGCCAACCCAGGGCCAGATTCATCCTCCTCATTGCTTTCCTTCTCTTGGGAGCTTGTTGGTGCGGCCCTGCTTTCTAGCTGTTCTACGTCATCTGGGGAAACTGCAGTGCTTTCGGGGGCTGGTGGTGAATCTCCACCGTCATCACTTACTGGAGGCTGTTGGTTGGACGTGGCCTCAGCCAGAACCTCCTTTTCATAGAAGCGCAGGGGTGTGCTATCTGGCAGTGTTTCCTCCAACATAATCCTCTTGCCACTTTCCAATTCTTCTTCCATCCCTTCCATTTTTTGGGAGGCATTGGGAGAGACATCCTCCAGGGATCCCAGGGAGTCCTCAGATTCTGAAGAGTCACCTGGTGCCTGGGAGGCCATGTCTATGTTCTCTGGCCTTTTAGGTTCTTGGCAGAGTTCTCCCTCAGCTTCACCCGAGACATCTACCTTCTCCCAAGGCTCCTTCAGCACCTCGGTCAATTCATCACTGATTTCATGGCTTGGGGAGTCTCCAAGCTGTGGGGCAGGTTGGCTCTGGATGTCCTCATGCTCTCTTTCGCTGCTGTAATGGTCTTCTTCCAtcagctccatgctggggctggcCTCCTGCTCCGCTTCGCTGTGTGACACTGGATGCTCACTGTCTATAAAGTGatctgcatcatcatcatcatcatctcccatTATTTCTGCCATCTCTGCATCCAAACTGCTCTTTATCTGCTCATGTTCATTTTCTGTTACTCCTGTGCTGGTCATTAAAGTGTCTGCCCAGGCTGATTCTTGCAAAGCAATGTCAGTAGCTTCCCCTGTTTCTGGATAGCCCGCTGCATCTTCCTTAccctccccttcctgctcctttGGCAGGTGCCCTTGATAGTCTTCTTCCACGTTTTCCTCTCTGCCCAAGGACTCCAGTTTCTGAACATTCTCCAGACCCTCCTTGGCCAGCGTAATGTCTTGCTCAAAGCCGTTCTCTTGCAGGTCCCCAATCTCCTCCTCCAAGGTATCTTTCTCCTGCTTTAAGTTTTCATGTCTCACGCCGTTCTCATCTGCGCTGAGATCGTTGCATCCCAAAGTTTCCTCTTCCAGCTTTGCCTTGTGTTCTTCACTGTCCCCTCTTGTTCTGTCCAGGGTTTCATCCCACAGGATGTTTTCTTCAGCCTTTGACATAGTCTCATCCCCAAAGATGGCCTCTTTGATTCCCAAGAGCTCACGGTCGGAGAACGTCTCTTTCCTCCTGTCCTGTCCAACTGCGGCATCAGTCTCATGAAGTGACATTTCCTGCTGTTCAAACTTTTCCTGCTCAGCGCCATTAAGATGCTCTTCTTCGGGGCTTTCCACGACTAAAGCTGGCTGACTTTCCATGGGAAAAGCTTGAGTCGCTTGTCTTTCTGCCTGCAGAAATTCACTTTCCAGCATCTCTGCTTGGAAGTTGTCTTCTTCATTCTCCCTGGAAGGGCTCCAGAGCTCTCGCCTTTCCTCGTCTTCTGACAGATGCAACGCTTCTGTGCTCACCACCTCAAGGTCTTCTTCTCCATGGTCAAACTCTTCCACATTCCCTTCCGCAGCAGCTAAGTGACTGTGGCCACTTATCCCAGCCTCCCAACtctttccctctgcccccattAAAACCAGCCCACCTTCATCTAATGgacctccctgctctgtgctcttGCAAACTGCATCGGTCTCCCCACACAAGTCTGCACTCTGTGACCTTGGTGTCTCTTCTTCTTGACTCTCATTCtgcttccaagatctcacttccTCCCTGGTCTCTATTTCAGGCCTTCCCTCGGTGGCTAGAATATCAGGGATGCTTTCTTCATTCTGCTTGGTGGAAGGACCCAGCCCTGACTGTGACTCTTCTCCGTACTGCTGAGCAGAACTTTTCACATCTGGGAGCTCCTGGATGGCTGCTTCCCTGGTCTCCTCTTCAAAATGGGGCTCTAGGCCACTGTCCATTTCATCGGTGGCTTCGGTGCCTTTGACGGCCTTGAGCTGCTCTGCTGGATGACTGGCTTCCATCTGGCCTTCATACTCAgtcttcttcccttcttccaaTACCTCTGCGCTGGGAGAAGCAGCTAGCCCATAAGCCTCTTCCAGGGGAGAACAGACATAAGATTGCACGTCGTTTGGGGCCTTATCTGtttgcagagggctggagtcCACAGCTGGTTCGGTGCGATCTATTATTTCCTTCGGTGCATCTTCCAATGCTTCGTTGACCAGCTGCCTGGGACAAAGCGAATCCTCGGGACCCAGCTTCCCAGGTGATTCTTCACTGGGATCTTTCTCGACCTCTTTCCTGGCTTCCTCATGACATTCATCCTCCTGGCCAACATCACCTGCTTCCACCTGGCTTCCAGGTAGATCTCCACCTTCTGCTGTTGGGCTCCTGCATTCCATGTCTGGATCGGACCGTCCCACCGGCCGTGGCTCTGGCACTGCGGAGCACATGGAGTCAAGCCTCTCGAAAGGCTCCTGGGAGAAAGAGTGGGCCACCATCTCTGCTTTGGCAGCTTCGATCATCTCTCTGGCGTGGGATGAGCCCAGCGTGAAGGGGATTGAATGGCCCGGAGCGGCGGTATCCCTCACAGCCTTGGTACTTTtcaggagtggggactgaaggACTGAGTTGATTTTCTGGAACTCTCTAGCAACGGGGCCATCGCTTTTGGGGAGCACAGCGGCAGCTTGCAGCTTGGGGGAGTCGATTTGGTTTCTCAGTAGCTGTGTCTTGCTCTCTCCCTTCTGGAAGGTGGTGGGGCTCAGTCGGTGGTCCCAGGAAACCAGTCGCCTGGTCTCGGGCGTCATGGCTTGGAGTTTGCTGTTACTCACTTCCAGCTTGGCATCTGCAAAGAGCACAGAGGAAAACAAGCAGAGTCAATATCCCGAAGGGTATCCCCAGGGAGAAAACACCAGCTACTCAATGGGTAAAGAGTTAGCAAAGAGAAGCAGACCGGGAGCTGAAGTCCGGAggctgaaaccagacaaattccaGTTAGAAGGCATGAGAGCGAGGGCGATGGCCtcttggaacaaactaccaaaggaaGTGGTGTATCCTCCATCTCTGAATGCCTTCAGGTGAAGACTGGCTGTCTTTTTGGAAAGAGACTTCAGTCAAATGCATGACTCCAATAGAGCTGCAGCTGCTTATACCAcagggattatttttatttaacgtCTTTCAGAGGCGGTGACTTTCTGATTTCCCCTGGGGTGCTggacccccactctgccccagaccccgcctcccactccactccatcccccaaggctccacccccaccccacctcttcccgccccctctctactgcccccacctcttcctgctccattccccgccctcccctgagcatgccctgccctttctccacctcttcctgtccccctcctctcctgaacagctgatctgcagcagACAGGAGGTGCTGgcgggtgtgtggggagggaggagctgatcagcagggcccactggtgggtgctaagcacccactattttttttcttgggtGCTCCAatcccggagcacccacagagttggcacctctGGCATCTTTCCTACAAACGgtgggtaaaattcaccccaCAGCCGTGGGCCAGCACCACTTGAATCTCAACTATTTTGAAGCCTTAAGTGAGACTTAAGTGGTGAAAAGAACTTGTTGTGGATGTTGGGCCCAAGGATGAGTTTTGCCCCGCAGGCATCGAAGGATTGCCCATCtttggaatgcagccacctctggggtggaacgaaGCAGCTGTGTGACAGCGCACAAGAATGCTACTCAAGCAATCAGGTATGGGATGGGAGGATTAAGACCCAAACTCTACCCTCCCTTGCAATCCTATTGACATTTAACAAGGTGGTACAGCTGTAACTAAAGCAGAATATATggataaaacttaaaaaaatcaattttttttatatacacaagGAAGATGACTCTGTCCTACTCAGGTGGGCATAGTGGCAGCTTGTTACTTAACagtaattgaaaacaaaaatgcataagatcttttaaaaatgtgaatgatgcCTACTCTGAGTGCTTAGAATTACATTGTAGTATCTCCCCTAGATGCTAGCTTCAAAGGGTTAATAACCTTTTCATCCAGAGGAATCCAAACAATAATACCTTGTCAAGTATCCTCCATCAGATGCAAGTCAGCATTCAACCGACACCTATTACACCTCCCAACGCCCTAGGTGTGGTTGAGGCCAACTCCTGTGCTATTATGGCAAATCTTGAGATAcctggtgttttccttaaagccccagctccaggagtcctgtgattatgtgagaatctcagctttcatttgggAAAAAAGGGTTTCTAACCTTCGtagttgcagagaaaaccttGGAAGCATAagccctaaagactcaaaaaccagaaggagaATACAGAGAACCTCAAAAATAgcatttacaaaaaataatcatgatttttagccaatctcatgattttggggttttttttggagaGGGCTGACTCCTGGTTTTGGAAGCTTGGGGCTGGCAATTTTATAAATGGGGGAGGGAAATTAGATGAAATAACTAAAGATCCCCATTCTACTTCCTGTACCCCCATCCTCCACCGTGGGGGATGTTACAAGGGTGCTTCCCATCGGATCCTCTGAGAATCCCACAGGCTTTGTTCACACTCCTCAGGGATGAGATGCTACTGTCCCAGAACAGGAAAGCAGGCGTGTCTGCACTGGTCAGCGTGTGCCGTGTGTGTTCCATCTGTGACCGACCCACAGTGGATATGTAGGTGACACCTATGAGCTACGTCAACACTGCAAAGACCGGTGGCATGGCCGTctgtctggggcttgggctgcaggggaCCCCGCGAGAGGGTGGGGCTCAGAGTCCGGGCCCGAACGTCGACAATGCAAGttttagcctgagccctgcgaacCTGAGGCGATTGACTGGGGATCCGAGATTCGGCACCGCGGGATTTTCGATTGCAGCGTGGAGGTAGCCACAGAGCCTTGGCTGGCGAGATCAAGCGGCAGCAGCTCATGCTGCTAGCTCTGGAGCCCTCCGGTTCACGGCATGGTGCGGCAGGGCTGGCCTACGTACCAGGCAAGGCCCAGACGGCGTACGGGAGCTGGCGGGGAGGAGGAAACCATCTTACCTCTGAACCCATTGACCAGTTTGTACTCTGCTGAAGGCATTTGCAGCCTGCTGCTCTCAGCTTCCAGGAGCGTCCTGAAAGGAACAATCAGATGCCGTATTATTCATGGAGTACGGCAGCTCCCTGAAGCCCCACCTGAGACCAGACCctgctgtgcaaggtgctgtacgtAGACACTGTAAGAGGCCCATATAAGTTGTGCCCTGACATGCTTCAGTTGGGCGGGGAGGGATGGGTGCTGTCACCTCTCCAGCCATCGCAGGGCAGTGGGTCTGCCACAAGACCCAGCGGTGGGCTGAAGCGATAAATAGCAgtaggaaaaaaaccaaaaacccatcTAAATAAGTACGGAGCCCGTCCTAAGGTGGAAGAATCATCCCAGGGGGGCGAATCAAACACAAAGCGCTGCCACTGAAATTCAAAGGAACGCAAGGTGAAAGGATCCAGTTTTGCTCCATTTCATCAAGGAGGAAACTGAAGCCCAGAAAGGGAAAGTAACTGGGGGATGGTCACCCCCCCATCCTGGAGAGAGGTTGTAAAAAGAACAGAGTAAACTGAGGAAGGGGTTGTCACCCCTCGCCCCGCTTCTGTCTTGTCGTATTGACTGCACGGACACAGGCTCCCAGCATGGACCTGGCCTTAGGCATGTCTGAAAACTCAGAGCAACTCGGAAGTCTCACAtcctccctcctctgtcccatAGCGAGGCAGGGCAGTGCGacacatagggaaactgaggcacacaacaGCTACACGACTC includes:
- the NES gene encoding nestin yields the protein MEGFLAARALGEESLQMWDLNKRLEAYLARVKFLEEENELLRAEIQNAKDRPAESSWRCKYEEELSALRATLDDAFREKHAAELTRDNLSEEIQHVKSRCQKERAAQEEAKKQLAMSKKELEEERRAQIWLRERATQLEKEVEVLVEVHEEEKAGLEQEMVSFSQSLETFRAVPVAFQPVEVEDYSKRLSEIWRGAVETYKSEVSQLESSFCQAKENLWKAVEDNRQNQLHLQQLEKELAGLKARKGMLEESLSRQWQDQRGEAEKFQLALESLEQEKEALGVQIAHVLEDRQQLMHLKMSLGLEVATYRTLLEAESSRLQMPSAEYKLVNGFRDAKLEVSNSKLQAMTPETRRLVSWDHRLSPTTFQKGESKTQLLRNQIDSPKLQAAAVLPKSDGPVAREFQKINSVLQSPLLKSTKAVRDTAAPGHSIPFTLGSSHAREMIEAAKAEMVAHSFSQEPFERLDSMCSAVPEPRPVGRSDPDMECRSPTAEGGDLPGSQVEAGDVGQEDECHEEARKEVEKDPSEESPGKLGPEDSLCPRQLVNEALEDAPKEIIDRTEPAVDSSPLQTDKAPNDVQSYVCSPLEEAYGLAASPSAEVLEEGKKTEYEGQMEASHPAEQLKAVKGTEATDEMDSGLEPHFEEETREAAIQELPDVKSSAQQYGEESQSGLGPSTKQNEESIPDILATEGRPEIETREEVRSWKQNESQEEETPRSQSADLCGETDAVCKSTEQGGPLDEGGLVLMGAEGKSWEAGISGHSHLAAAEGNVEEFDHGEEDLEVVSTEALHLSEDEERRELWSPSRENEEDNFQAEMLESEFLQAERQATQAFPMESQPALVVESPEEEHLNGAEQEKFEQQEMSLHETDAAVGQDRRKETFSDRELLGIKEAIFGDETMSKAEENILWDETLDRTRGDSEEHKAKLEEETLGCNDLSADENGVRHENLKQEKDTLEEEIGDLQENGFEQDITLAKEGLENVQKLESLGREENVEEDYQGHLPKEQEGEGKEDAAGYPETGEATDIALQESAWADTLMTSTGVTENEHEQIKSSLDAEMAEIMGDDDDDDADHFIDSEHPVSHSEAEQEASPSMELMEEDHYSSEREHEDIQSQPAPQLGDSPSHEISDELTEVLKEPWEKVDVSGEAEGELCQEPKRPENIDMASQAPGDSSESEDSLGSLEDVSPNASQKMEGMEEELESGKRIMLEETLPDSTPLRFYEKEVLAEATSNQQPPVSDDGGDSPPAPESTAVSPDDVEQLESRAAPTSSQEKESNEEDESGPGLARTSEHAEEERGYFMVSAPSQETPSLEEAEVSEDFEEIKVETSNLTEEDPEMVMAQSEVPRDERLFEAESEKEAEGTVEQESNAGKESEGGEFPPEESKPHRSDFTWEPEKEDGFPTKASDSSSIAGGAQTESEGMLDASKPGEDVQKVSPLTSTDDLGEILLEGQLPLIQKGSPDSSSPLSSEDESPNVTQAHPGSDPEVSGGLHPGQPKDATEMNQSGMDHSMETVAKIPADVMKDSDILEIVEQALEFNQELMLGARFLELHAGDEQQAVGRIDVSDQTQEVGRDGGMSETGDLQETLLDSSPQSKELTTSSHMWTETNANGELNGLHGEQILNGISDLQPLTDQNDCAKSRGHEVSSSGDEFFGKVTITQELHGEEPEAFPILETMLSQSPLQTPDYEGGHEAEEEHPKKDQVSDETDNSKFADIMQSAHMQRQDLEAQTISVPSPFGDDVFHLGPSQHLKFQLKDDQESWSSEDD